A single Numenius arquata chromosome 1, bNumArq3.hap1.1, whole genome shotgun sequence DNA region contains:
- the SRPX gene encoding sushi repeat-containing protein SRPX, giving the protein MVKKQSPGPRAAGVLRCQGWGLLCQLRGSGYSPLEDDEDVYARNRYKETPWCSPIKVKHGYANCRTPQGEYYKNVLGTRCDIRCQKGYELHGPQQLICQSSKRWSGKVLCKQKRCPTLSMPTNGGFKCLDGAYFGSRCEYYCSPGYQLKGDRIVTCMDNKVWSGRPASCVDTEPPRIQCPSVKEKTAEPNKLTARVFWDTPEGRDTADGILTDVILKGLPPGSHFPEGDHKIHYTVYDRAENKGTCKFLVKVRVRRCVKLNAPDNGYIKCSGDGNNYGATCEFSCIGGYELQGSPARVCQYNLGWSGVEPTCAPMNINVNVRTAAALLDQFYEKRRLLIISTPTAANFFYRMQLGMLQPAQCGLDLRHVTVVELVGVFPAQIGRIGVKLLPPSLALQVRLLLRIPHYNFNIVVMDKHGMDKERYPFPATPAELFALIDNFPLRKEEMKLQAEIGQSCP; this is encoded by the exons AGGATCGGGATATTCACCCCTTGAAGATGACGAAGATGTGTATGCACGCAATAGATATAAAG AAACACCATGGTGCTCCCCCATTAAGGTGAAACATGGCTATGCAAACTGCAGGACCCCTCAAGGGGAATATTACAAGAATGTATTGGGGACAAGATGTGATATTCGCTGTCAAAAAGGCTATGAACTGCATGGCCCTCAGCAGCTAATTTGTCAATCAAGCAAACGCTGGTCTGGGAAAGTGCTGTGCAAAC aaaagcGCTGCCCAACCCTGTCCATGCCGACCAATGGGGGCTTCAAGTGTTTAGACGGTGCCTACTTTGGCTCAAGGTGTGAGTACTACTGTTCACCGGGATACCAGCTGAAAGGCGACCGTATAGTAACATGCATGGACAACAAAGTTTGGAGTGGCCGGCCAGCATCCTGCGTTG ATACTGAACCTCCCAGAATCCAGTGCCCGAGTGTGAAGGAGAAAACCGCAGAGCCCAACAAGTTGACGGCCAGAGTGTTCTGGGACACCCCAGAAGGACGGGACACTGCTGATGGGATTCTGACAGA TGTTATTTTGAAAGGCCTGCCACCAGGGTCACATTTTCCAGAAGGCGACCACAAAATCCACTACACTGTGTATGacagagctgaaaacaaaggCACTTGCAAATTTCTGGTGAAAGTCAGAG TCAGGCGCTGTGTGAAATTAAACGCCCCAGATAATGGCTACATCAAGTGTTCAGGTGATGGAAATAACTATGGTGCTACATGTGAGTTCTCCTGCATTGGTGGCTACGAGCTGCAAGGAAGCCCAGCTAGAGTATGCCAGTACAATTTGGGGTGGTCGGGAGTGGAGCCAACCTGTGCAC CCATGAATATTAATGTGAATGTGAGGACTGCAGCTGCACTTCTGGATCAATTTTATGAGAAGCGGAGACTGCTAATTATTTCCACTCCTACTGCAGCCAACTTCTTCTACAGGATGCAGTTGGGAATGCTGCAG CCAGCACAGTGTGGTTTAGACCTCCGACATGTTACCGTAGTTGAATTGGTGGGCGTCTTCCCAGCACAAATAGGAAGAATAGGGGTAAAGCTGCTGCCCCCGTCACTTGCCCTGCAAGTCAG gctgctgctgaggaTCCCCCATTACAATTTCAACATTGTGGTGATGGACAAGCACGGAATGGACAAGGAACGCTACCCTTTCCCAGCAACACCAGCCGAGCTCTTTGCACTTATTGACAATTTTCCCTTGAGAAAAGAAGAGATGAAACTGCAAGCAGAAATTGGTCAATCATGTCCCTAA